Genomic segment of Gigantopelta aegis isolate Gae_Host chromosome 10, Gae_host_genome, whole genome shotgun sequence:
AATTCGACCCTGGAACATTGGCGTTGTATTTTAATTCCAAGATTCAGTTTGTTGCCTTACCATGCACAGTCCCAACCTTGTAACATTgatgttgtatttttattccAAGAATCAAAACCATTTAATTTGTTTCCTTACACTATGCTTTCCCCTTCTTGGACATTGATGCATTTTAATTCCaatattctaaaatatttaattagctttCTCATCATGTACTCCCTGACCCTGGAATATTGACGTATTTTAATTGCAAGATTCTATTCTGTGCAAGTTTGgattttctaagctagtcttgggagtggcggtcctcctaagggCGGTTCCAGAGGCATGAGACATGTTACGTATCTGCTatggagtggcggtcctccctAGGGCGGTTCCAGAGGGATGAAATATGATACGTATCTGCTAtgagagtggcggtcctcctaaggacgagcaccCGATAGTAGATGATGGAAGCAATGATGACTTTGCCTAACGTTCTTTCGTTTCTGTCTTGTGAAGAGACACGATTTTGATAAtcaaataataatgtatataatgtcgTTTAGATTCTAAGAGATTTAGGTTTTCTTACCCTGTAGCATCCCGACCATGGAGCATTGACGTATTTTAATTGCAATATTCTAAGAGGTTTTAGTTTCTTATCCTGTACATCCACGATCTTGGAACGTTGACgctgtattttttatttcaagatTCTAAGACATCTTGTTTTCTTACCCTGTACAGTCCCGACCTTGGAACATTGACATTGTATTTTAAGTGCAAGTGTGCAAGTGTGTCGCCCCGAGCCTGAAACAATGACGTTGTATTTTAATTGCAAGATTCtaagatattttgttttcttacccTGTGTAGTCACGACCCTGGAACATTGACGTTGTATTTTAATTGCAATttaagacattttgttttatcgTCCTGTATTTCCCCATGCCCTGTAATATCTTGTTTGCTTACCCTGTACAGTCCCGACCCCGGGACATTAACCGGCAGAGAGAAGAGGCAGTTGACGTATTGATGGAAGACGCGGACCAGCTCCTTGTGCTCGTTCTCTGTCAGGTGGAAGCCCACGAGCACCTGACTGGCGAGAGAGAACGTCAGGCTCTTACACTCGGGGAATCCGAACACGTAACCTTGGCGACACCAGTTCCCGATGTATGTCTTCACGATGCGCTGTATGGCCGGGACGTACGACGATAGCGCGTCGTGGCTAAACGCCTTCAGGATGGCCTTGCGACGTGTGCGGTGGCTTTCTCCGACAGAGTGCGTGATCGTGCCTTCTCCCATGAGCATGCGCACGCTTTTCGGCCAGTATCCGGTCACCAGGGTGCCTTCTCCCAATATGATCTTGCGGATGTTTTTGGCGCCGACTACTCGAATGGTGGGGTTGCCAAGGAGATGCGTTTTGAAGACGTTGCCATACGATTTGATGCGTTTCTTGTAAAAGTGAGCACCCTGTTGAAATAGGAAATGGGAaccaaacatttaaataataagaCATTCACTTTCTACAAACACTCCTATCTAGGATAGGATGTAGAACAAAAGGACATGTACATTATCAATATTGGTTAGGCCTAATAGCTAAGCATGGTTGCgctattcacaaaatatataacatagtaacgaaattaaagaaaaaagttttttttaaataagagaATGATTGTATGTGTTCTTCTTAACCATAAacttatttgtttaaatgtagattaattttttcttatttGTGTCACAACTTTACAAACACTATCgatttttttttccagtgtaaaaatacttttaaaatatatataataataaattaggtCTTCATAAGCGTCGAAAGGAATTTTAGAAAAGAGTTTATTTTATACTGAATTTATTCGTGTTTTACTGTagctaatgtttttttttttggggggggggggggtcaaagcAAAGAACTGAAACAAACATTCGCTGAAAGGAGGTTTGTCGTCACACCCTAGTGAAGCGCATGtagtatataaacaaacaaattaacgtAAAACATTTCTCACCATTAGTAATAAATTTAACGTTTCTCCTATAATCGGAAGTCCCATGGTGCCAGGCGGAAGTGGAAGTTTGCATGACTGGTCTCGACAGCTGACATTGTAGAGATACCACAAGTGGTAAGAGATCAGTAATAACAAAGACAGGATAATCGAGGACACGACGACGTTTCTCAGTAGAATAGATTCTTCCAATCTCCACAGCACACTTCAAATAAACCAAGCCAGTGttgattaataatattacaagacACACTTAATATTAAAGACGTGAAAGAAATACATCCAGTAATGATTTTCTGTTTAAGATTTAGTTTGTTAATTACAGATGTGGGTGTCTGGTACGCATTGACCATTGTGGAACTGGTTTAAGATTTAGTTTGTTAATTACAGATGTGGGTGTCTGGTACGCATTGACCATTGTGGAACTGGTTTAAGATTTAGTTTGTTAATTACAGATGTGGGTGTCTGGTACGCATTGACCATTGTGGAACTGGTTTAAGATTTAGTTTGTTAATTACAGATGTGGGTGTCTGGTACGCATTGACCATTGTGGAACTGGTTTAAGATTTAGTTTGTTAATTACAGATGTGGGTGTCTGGTACGCATTGACCATTGTGGAACTGGTTTAAGATTTAGTTTGTTAATTACAGATGTGGGTGTCTGGTACGCATTGACCATTGTGGAACTGGTTTAAGATTTAGTTTGTTAATTACAGATGTGGGTGTCTGGTACGCATTGACCATTGTGGAACTGGTTTAAGATTTAGTTTGTTAATTACAGATGTGGGTGTCTGGTACGCATTGACCATTGTGGAACTGGTTTAAGATTTAGTTTGTTAATTACAGATGTGGGTGTCTGGTACGCATTGACCATTGTGGAACTGGTTTAAGATTTAGTTTGTTAATTACAGATGTGGGTGTCTGGTACGCATTGACCATTGTGGAACTGGTTTAAGATTTAGTTTGTTAATTACAGATGTGGGTGTCTGGTACGCATTGACCATTGTGGAACTGGTTTAAGATTTAGTTTGTTAATTACAGATGTGGGTGTCTGGTACGCATTGACCATTGTGGAACTGGTTTAAGATTTAGTTTGTTAATTACAGATGTGGGTGTCTGGTACGCATTGACCATTGTGGAACTGGAATAGTAGACCTATTTCCGTGTCATTCACAAAAATTCAATTtcttcataaatataatttagaTTTTGTTTCTTATTACAAGTATTATTATCAAAGTAAAGGCATGACATCAAGTTGTACTGTGAAAGCCGCTAAATTGTAACAATTTTAGACACACGCTATGTGCACAAAAAGAGCATGCTTCAGTGAAAAAGTCCTGTGAAATTTGTTTGAATCCAATACATGGTATGATGGCATTCTATATTCTTATTTCTgttacaattttgtttaaagcTTTTAAAAGCTGTGCATCTGATTAATTACTGTCTAGCGTTTTGTCATTTGTCCGTGCTGGCTTCTTTTGACGATCGTGCGCTTTTAATTCAAGACTGTATGCTGATAATTAAGTTTGAAGTACTAGTAATATTAGTTCCAATATAGTCCAGTGAAGGGAAGTGTAACACAGTTAATTTGGAGtgtgttttaattggagtgagTTTTTCTCCAAATATACGTGTAGGGTATTTACCTTCCCATCGCCGCCTACACAATCCTGTATATTTTCACTATCCATATAATACAATTcggtaaagaaatgttttatttaacgacgcactcaacacattttatttacggttatatggcgtcagacatatggttaaggaccatacatatgaggaaacccgctatcgccacttcatgggctactcttttcgattagcagcaagggatcttttatatgcactatcccacagacaggatagtaaataccacagcttttgaacgagaaatagcccaaatgggcccaccgacggggatcgatcccagaccgaccgcgcatcgagcgagcgcattaccactgggctacgtcccgcccgggCATCCacaataattacatataaattatTAGATTTGATATGGAAGATTTCAGTTTAAAATAGTACGAGTATAAATAGTACTGTGGCCTATAGGTATACATCATAAATATATAGCTAGTATGCACAATTCTAAAGGATGctttttatagttttaaaattgcaattttgtatttttcttggggtttttatttttattttttattcaggcTACTTATTTTCACAATAAGGCACATAATAACAAATCAAATCGACAATCGCAACACTATATTAATTAGCTTTCTAAAAACAGATAGTTTAGGTAAGAAAAACAGTTATCTGACATGAACTCTTATTCCAGCAAAGCTCGATATTTTATGAATCTATTATATAAACATGAATAATTGATTTTTACGATTATTGAATAAAGGAAAATAcatagatgaaaaaaaaaaaaaaaattaaaacctttGAGAAAAATACGGAATTTGTAATTAAATTCAAATGATTTAACAAATTAAGATTCTTAAACAACACGTACCTTGCATACTCCATAGTAAGGGGGAATTCTGGTGATAATCGAACATGCGTGTGGGATTCGTTATACAGTATGACAGAAGCTTTACGAGTTATTAACAGTGACACCATGATCAGATATATGACGAGTAACCACTGACGGGCATTGATAATGCTACTCGCTTTTATACCGAAGCCTTGCAGGGACTTCTGTGGCAGATAATTATAATGCAAATTATCGACGTAACAGATTCGAGAGGGGTGGCGGGGTCGCCAAACGTTTCCTTTGCCATTTTAACCCTTTTGTTCTTACCGGTGTGACCCTTGACCCCGCCTTTCCTCGCGAACTCCACGTCTAAGGCGGGGACAGTCGCGTTAGGCCAACCCAGGACATGCGCGGTTCAAACAAGTGGTTGATTGATATGGCGGGGTGTGCCATCAGGCGATAGATACTTTCATGGAGTAGTTTTGCAAAAATATTCATGTTAAGTTAAGCCAAAACAGTATTATCATACCAGATATTTTATTCACAAAGTTAGTTATCCAGTgaactatattaatattttcataagcCTACAAGACAGGAGGGGCGGGGACGGGGGGAGGGGGACAACTGCCcacccccagtgctggagctaATTCTCAAATTCggataaaaacaataaagattttCGGGCAAAATTAActggcctaaaaccttttcatcatgtatttGCAtgattctacccacaatattaattgtaatccatgtaaaaatgcgtaataTTTCGtctgcaaccctatatagctgtttgacaataatgctaatatgaataaatgttctctagattcgggcattttcgtttaattcggacaaaaagcAGCCTGCCCAACTAAAATATCATctaaactaacaactaactgaAAATATCTGGgatgataaaattaaaagagcagaatgcttttttaaaactatttgattTCAATTTCCACTCAAATGCACTTTTCAGGGAGTTAGTCGGTATGCCCTTTTGCCTTTGGTCTCCTCCATATTTACGCGCTTGACATTTGAATATTATGTAACGTCATCATGATATACTTGCCTCCCGGAGCAATTTCAGAATGGTCAGGTCTAAAATTCGTGCCCAACGCCTTAATTAGGTTGTTTTTTTCTACATTAATTTTATCTGGCCTTTTATGCATTCCCTAGTTGTTATGAGACAGTAATTTACACACtgcatgttgttttttttcatttccccTGCATATTTATATCAACGATAATTAACAAGATAATTGATAACGGAGATTTATGGGGGTGAGGGATAATGGGGTTGAGGTATGAGAAAGAGGGGATTCTAGAGCAGTCGGGAAGTTTCAACTATTAATAATCCGAAACGTCGAGTGCATGTGCATGCATTTTAGCaaagaggtgggggggggggggggggggggtctagactgtggcaagcgaagtttatatgggtgTCGAGGcatgctcccctggaaaatatattgaaacactttaccaatagccgatgtatatttcgtgctggggtgtcgttaaacattcattcattcatattgaAACAATCGACAAAACAAATCTCGAGCAGGTAGGGGTTTCAACCCCCGAAACACCCTCCCCCTGCATAAGCGCCTGAATGTGATTATTGTGCATCTGAAAtgttggaccggcctcggtggcgtattggttaggccatcggtctacaggctggtaggtactgggttcggatcctagtcgaggcatgagatttttaatccagataccgactccaaatcctgagtgagtgttccgcaaggctcaatgggtaggtgtaaaccacttgcgccgaccagtgatccataaatggttcaacaaaggccatggtctgtgctatcctgcctgtgggaagcgcaaataaaagatcccttgctgctaatcggaaagagtagcccatgtagtggcgacagcgggtttcctctcaaaatctgtgtggtccttaatcatatgtctgacaccatataaccgtaaataaaatgtgttgagtgcgtcgttaaataaaacatttctttttttctttctgaaatGTTGGTTATTGCTGatgctaataaaatatgtttctcaGTTGTTCAGGGGAGGGGTTTAATGTACAACAAAGAAGACCAGCCAGAGTCGAAGCGAGCTGAACCGGATCGTGCGTTTCTGTCATTCTTTCATCAATATTGAATAGCTTTACGTATCCTTCAAACCACGCCTTTTGATTCACTGACTTGCCTTTCTTATTGTTAGTAGCACAGGGAAGGCTCCGCCCACTTTTCTACATAAATTGTCAATCGTTCAGGCCAAACAGTATCTATAACAATGGTGAAGATTGACTGATATTTTAGTGTACTTGTTATATCAGTTTCAACGTGAATAAATCTTCATCTCAATGACCAGCCAGATGTTTTAATATACTAAAGTACAGGGCGTGTATTTTACGTATGTATTTTTTGCAGTACGGTTGGGGGTGTCATGTTTTCTTACTAGTACATGAATCAACAGAGTATAGTTTGTTATTTATAGTtactaatgaataaatgaagagtgtgaaaatatattttggcaAAATTTAAGATTTAACTGTAGTTTTTATTTATCTAAATTAAATTGAGCTGTTAATCATATACACTATTAATAATATCGTATGCAACTGTTTTAATACCTACTATCCGTAGAATACAGGAGTATTCCTAAAATGCCCGATACGACAGTATACTGAATTAGCGACCTGCTCAGGTTGCCAcatcagttttaatatttatttcataggGATAATCATGGTGGTGATGGAGAtgttgatggtggtgatgatggtggttatgatgctgatatattttattattatatccaattatgagCATGTAACCTAACTGTCTGAAATGCTGGCCAGGACTAAATTTAGCTCGAGTCTCCTCTATTCTGTTTATTTGTGAGAATAAGGTTAGTGTGCCTTTGAATTTCGAAATTTTCGATGACCAAAGGGTAGTTaagtattgtatttaaaatacacatagtTTCTTCAATCCGATGCCATAGGCGTTTAGTTTGACTATTTTAGAGGttacttatacatgtatctgcaaCTAGTACAGACGCTGTAAGAAGAAACCCGATACCTATGAGTCAGCTGGTTTCAGATAGGGCTGTCGGTTTTCTTCTTGTAGTGTCGGTGCTTTTcattaacatgtaagtttaatgttatAAGTAAACTTGAAAACAACCAATCTAAAGGTAAGTAATGTAAGATTTTGAAAAAATGTGTCCATTTTAGACACAGCACTTAGCGACCAGTTGGTTGTCAAAAATTGACATTCTGTTACACAGAGTACTCTCTAGccctttttttcacaaataaataaaatagggcTAAAATCGAGCTAGACTAAGGTTAGTTAAGTAGTATAAAATAGGAAACATATttccgatttgcagcaaggggtctttagTATGCAAAGATAGAGCAGTGTATACCATTATCTTTGAGAGAAcgggatttagatcagtcggttgagcactcgcttgaggtgcttgcgtcgcagaatcgaaccatctcagtggatccgttcaattgattgggttttttctctctccatccagtgcaccacaactgatcaaaggccgtggtatgtgctttcctgtttgtgggaaagtgtatataaataatccctggctgcattaagaaaatgtcgcgggtttcctctattgactacgagtcagaattaccaaatgtttgacatccaatagccgatgattaatatatcaatgtgctctagtggtgttgttaaacaaaacaaactttacttatctTTGATATAGTAGATGTGAATGGCCGATTGGAAAAGGAAGTAACCTAATGGCTTCATAGACAGGGGGTCAatttgcccccctccccccaagtGCTAGAGCAAATTTTTGTATACAGGCACAAACGATGAAAATGAAGGGGTCTATTTTCACCAttaatttccatcattctactgacaatattatttataatcgACGAAACAAcgcgtagtgattcatttggaaCCCTATATTGCTGTTAGTATaggtagtaatgcaaatataaataaatgtacttatCTAGATTGGGGCAGTTTCGTTTAATTAGTGCATAAATCAGCCTATACCCCCCTACAAACATGGGAGCCGGTACGTCTGTGAGTGATTCCATTGATGAGGGCCGAACCTACTGACCATTACACCTGATGCACACGCTGTGAGTTTGAGATCCCTGAAGTAATGACACTGGCTGTGTACTTCCACGTCTTTGACCGCACGTGTCTGCAGGAACGACGGAACGGTTTCCACATCACCTTATGTTACCGATTGACCGCTGTCCTTTTGCCTTCTTCGACTTCACCTGGTCAGGGCGACTCCGAAGACTATAGTCGATCATGGCTTGACCACTGGTCATTGTCCGTCCGTTTTCTTTAAATCAAACTGTCCGATAGATGACCAGTGCCTTCCATGTGAATCACAAAGACTTCACCATAACCAATGCAGCTGAAAATGCTGATATTTCCTAATTGTAATGCATGTTCTTTAAACGCAAATTGTTTTCATCAAGGTATGCTACAAttacaaattgaaaaaaaagtggAATGCTTCATGTatattatctgttatttctttctttattatttttggtaCTATATTGGGaacaacaaaactattttttaaaagcacATAACCATTTAAAATGTGGTGGTTGTAATACTTATACATgtgctttattttattatttccattGTTGCTTAGTGGAGAAGGGGGTTTGGTGACTTCTGCAGTGTATAACACTATAAAATCTACAAGTTTGGGATTATTTGGGagttgttgtgggggttttcttgtttgcttatttgtttgttcatttgtttatttgattttgtataattttatttgaatgGGGCTTCGTtcttttaaagagaaaaaaatatgtatattttgtgtttgtgtataacaCTATATAGTATAACAGAAAATGCTGATTTATATAATGAAGCAGATTAATTTTGTTACAGGTCAGTGGAATTTATATCTATGAAATCACTGCAAAGGCATCAATAGCAACATGCTTGAAACTACCGCT
This window contains:
- the LOC121384034 gene encoding cytochrome P450 26A1-like; the protein is MVSLLITRKASVILYNESHTHVRLSPEFPLTMEYASVLWRLEESILLRNVVVSSIILSLLLLISYHLWYLYNVSCRDQSCKLPLPPGTMGLPIIGETLNLLLMGAHFYKKRIKSYGNVFKTHLLGNPTIRVVGAKNIRKIILGEGTLVTGYWPKSVRMLMGEGTITHSVGESHRTRRKAILKAFSHDALSSYVPAIQRIVKTYIGNWCRQGYVFGFPECKSLTFSLASQVLVGFHLTENEHKELVRVFHQYVNCLFSLPVNVPGSGLYRGMHARHRLMQTIEECIMKKTSSKDDQTCVDVVTLMMAMVDNDELSQQEVKDVALELLFAGHATCASASSSMLLQLAKNQHVVDRILEELGEHGLEGDEDEGESLTYEAIGKLKYLSHVVKEVLRVSPPIGAGFRKALQTFEVDGFQIPKGWTVVFSIRETQENADLFNNGQQFDPDRWETIKDERFNYLPFGGGRRSCPGQEFAKLVLKIFAIELSRNCTWKLLNESAQMRYMPVPHPVDGLPVEFSQLTTKTNRTRASTV